The following are encoded together in the Candidatus Methylomirabilis oxygeniifera genome:
- the purL gene encoding Phosphoribosylformylglycinamidine synthase II (FGAM synthase II) (Evidence 2a : Function of homologous gene experimentally demonstrated in an other organism; PubMedId : 1398079, 15301532; Product type e : enzyme) produces MTVSVVSPDLIASHGLTADEYDRIVAIIGREPNLVELGMFGAMWSEHCSYKSSRIHLAGLPTEGPRILQGPGENAGVLDIGGGLALVFKMESHNHPSFIEPYQGAATGVGGIIRDIFTMGARPFALCDSLRFGPLTDPKNRYLFGRVVAGIAGYGNAVGVPTVGGEACFAEPYSGNPLVNVLCVGIARKDRLFFSGAGGIGNPVIYVGARTGRDGIHGATMASGVFDEGAEARRPTVQVGDPFREKLLIEACLELMAGDDLVAVQDMGAAGLTCATAEMASRGGTGIEIDLAQVPRREPGMTAYELMLSESQERMLVVAKAGSEARVRTVFEKWDLDAAVIGHVTEGGLLRVLDHGRPVAEIPADALASEAPAYHRPSSRPSEADARQRLDLDRLPLPDDYAAVLLELLRSPNLCCKEGIWERYDHMLFLGTIVGPGSDAVVLRLPGGTRAIALSIDGNSRYCTVDPYRGAMIAVAEAARNVVCGGGEPLAITNCLNFGNPERPEIMWQFIEAVKGIGEACLAFQTPVTGGNVSLYNETSGNAIFPTPMIGMVGLLDDVAHATGQWFQAEGDMVALLGDTREELGASEYLSIRFDLVQGEPPALDLARERAVQRTCLEAIRAGIIRSAHDCSDGGLAVALAESCLGATPIGVDVQLKDTIRPDALLFGESQSRIVVSLKATDWLRLERIAAAHQVPVTRLGIAGGTRFRLHGPACGLDLPMREVETAWRSGLASSLGA; encoded by the coding sequence ATGACCGTATCGGTGGTGTCTCCGGATCTGATCGCGTCACACGGCCTGACGGCTGACGAGTACGACAGGATCGTCGCGATTATCGGTCGTGAACCGAACCTGGTCGAGCTTGGGATGTTCGGCGCGATGTGGTCGGAACACTGCAGCTATAAAAGCTCGCGGATTCATCTGGCCGGCCTTCCAACGGAGGGTCCGCGTATCCTCCAGGGGCCAGGGGAGAACGCGGGCGTTCTCGATATCGGGGGTGGTTTGGCGCTGGTCTTCAAGATGGAAAGTCATAATCACCCGTCTTTCATCGAGCCGTATCAGGGGGCTGCGACAGGCGTAGGGGGGATCATCCGGGATATTTTCACCATGGGTGCAAGACCGTTCGCATTGTGTGATTCGCTCCGTTTCGGGCCGCTGACCGACCCGAAAAACCGCTACCTGTTCGGCCGGGTGGTCGCCGGCATCGCAGGATACGGAAATGCGGTGGGCGTACCGACGGTGGGTGGAGAGGCGTGCTTCGCCGAGCCGTATAGCGGCAACCCGCTGGTGAATGTGCTGTGCGTCGGGATTGCGCGGAAGGATCGACTGTTCTTTTCCGGGGCGGGTGGGATCGGCAATCCGGTGATCTATGTCGGGGCCAGGACCGGACGCGACGGCATCCATGGCGCCACGATGGCCTCCGGCGTTTTCGATGAGGGGGCTGAGGCGAGGCGGCCGACCGTACAGGTCGGCGACCCGTTTCGTGAAAAGCTGCTCATCGAGGCCTGCCTTGAGTTGATGGCAGGGGACGATTTGGTCGCGGTTCAGGATATGGGGGCGGCGGGGTTGACCTGTGCGACCGCCGAGATGGCCAGCCGCGGCGGTACCGGGATCGAGATAGACCTCGCCCAGGTCCCTCGGCGAGAACCGGGGATGACGGCCTATGAACTGATGCTCTCGGAGTCGCAGGAGCGGATGCTGGTCGTTGCGAAGGCCGGGAGCGAGGCGCGTGTTCGAACGGTCTTTGAGAAGTGGGACCTCGACGCGGCGGTCATCGGGCATGTCACTGAGGGGGGGCTGCTGCGGGTGCTGGATCATGGCAGGCCGGTCGCGGAGATCCCGGCCGATGCCTTGGCATCAGAGGCGCCCGCCTATCACCGGCCGAGCAGCCGCCCTTCCGAGGCTGATGCGCGGCAACGACTCGACCTGGATCGCCTTCCGTTGCCGGACGACTATGCGGCTGTCCTGTTGGAGCTGTTGCGGTCGCCCAACCTCTGTTGCAAGGAAGGGATCTGGGAGCGATATGACCACATGCTGTTTCTGGGCACGATCGTCGGACCGGGGTCTGATGCTGTCGTCCTGCGGCTACCCGGAGGCACGCGCGCCATTGCGCTCTCGATTGACGGCAATAGCCGCTATTGCACCGTAGATCCCTATCGGGGCGCGATGATCGCTGTGGCCGAGGCGGCCAGGAACGTTGTCTGCGGGGGCGGCGAGCCGCTCGCCATTACCAACTGCCTGAACTTCGGCAATCCTGAGCGCCCGGAGATCATGTGGCAGTTCATTGAGGCGGTCAAGGGGATCGGCGAGGCCTGTCTGGCCTTCCAGACCCCCGTCACCGGCGGCAACGTGAGCTTGTACAATGAGACATCGGGGAACGCGATCTTCCCCACGCCTATGATCGGGATGGTCGGCCTCCTGGATGATGTCGCGCACGCGACAGGCCAGTGGTTCCAGGCTGAAGGAGATATGGTGGCGCTCCTGGGGGATACACGGGAAGAGTTGGGGGCCAGCGAGTATCTTTCGATCCGGTTCGATCTTGTGCAGGGTGAGCCGCCGGCGCTGGACCTGGCCAGGGAGCGGGCCGTACAGCGCACCTGCCTCGAGGCGATCCGAGCGGGGATCATTCGTTCGGCGCACGACTGCTCGGACGGGGGACTGGCCGTCGCGCTGGCGGAATCATGCCTGGGCGCGACACCGATCGGTGTCGATGTCCAACTGAAGGATACGATTCGCCCCGATGCGCTACTCTTCGGGGAATCACAATCCAGGATCGTTGTCTCCCTCAAGGCAACTGACTGGCTGAGATTGGAAAGGATTGCTGCGGCGCACCAGGTTCCTGTGACGCGCCTGGGCATCGCCGGGGGGACAAGGTTCAGACTTCACGGTCCGGCCTGCGGGCTTGATCTTCCCATGAGAGAGGTCGAGACCGCCTGGCGAAGCGGGTTGGCGTCGTCCCTGGGCGCGTAA